The following are encoded in a window of Ogataea parapolymorpha DL-1 chromosome VII, whole genome shotgun sequence genomic DNA:
- a CDS encoding putative glutamine amidotransferase-like protein: protein MTKTVLFHAVINCDFQNQRQLDRGDYGDIACIFFTKHGLNRPTKKYHAVYGDLPSTSELDKFGSIHLTGANQCPYGDEPWVLELVALVKNVVENYPSIKLTGACFGHQIICRATGGVVTPNPNGIEGGICEIEISDEFPRTFLDLPTPGKLYVVEAHKNWVQSAPPDVIVLGFSSKTHNQGVYRKGRFLTIQGHPEYGTDVSDFIVQSWIKKDCSQNYYAECVSRNKTLPNDGGVFGRAMVRFLTDDSL, encoded by the coding sequence ATGACGAAAACAGTGCTATTTCACGCCGTCATTAACTGTGACTTTCAAAACCAGCGTCAGTTAGATCGTGGAGACTATGGGGACATTGCCtgcatatttttcaccaaacATGGTCTTAATCGCCCAACAAAGAAGTACCACGCGGTTTATGGTGATCTTCCTTCCACTTCTGAATTGGATAAATTTGGGTCAATACACTTGACAGGAGCCAATCAGTGTCCTTATGGAGACGAGCCCTGGGTGCTTGAACTGGTTGCTCTAGTGAAAAATGTCGTGGAGAACTACCCTTCAATAAAATTGACCGGCGCATGTTTCGGCCACCAAATCATCTGTAGAGCTACGGGCGGAGTGGTGACGCCGAATCCCAATGGAATTGAAGGTGGTATATGCGAAATCGAAATTTCCGATGAGTTTCCACGTACCTTTTTGGACTTACCTACTCCAGGGAAGCTCTATGTTGTGGAAGCACATAAGAACTGGGTGCAATCAGCACCACCCGACGTTATTGTTTTGGGTTTTTCTAGTAAAACCCACAATCAAGGAGTTTACCGTAAAGGACGTTTTCTCACAATTCAAGGCCATCCCGAATACGGAACTGACGTCAGCGATTTCATTGTACAATCATGGATAAAGAAAGACTGCTCTCAAAATTACTACGCCGAATGTGTGAGTCGGAACAAAACGCTGCCCAACGATGgtggtgtttttggaagagcAATGGTTAGGTTCCTTACTGACGACAGTTTATAG
- a CDS encoding salicylate hydroxylase: MIPKSNISLRFVVVGGGIGGLSVAIGLVLAGHEVIVLEKAQQLSEVGAGIQIPPNSTRILEVLGCKTQILEKALVPKAYHFFNHKGDNLINIELDPYCARKYGCKSLHIHRGDFHKCLVERARELRITILVNSGIVEIDLDHNIAITHDGHKYHGDVIIGADGLNSNVRSSIFGKHSLATNSGDQAYRSLISIPEMAKHPELDFIHKIPCVNFFWGPQGHVVTYPLKGGNSCNVVVMGPDNLPPDARVVAADKHEVLQFLKTWDSRLQLLLSLATSTFKWRLQYIEELDSWSHPTQNVTLLGDACHATLPYLAQGAAQAIEDAAALAYLFGKIKHKSEIHFILEMYEYIRKPRTTRIVNSSKDCQQIYHLQDGEKQKLRDLECALDPPQERCPARWADPEFQEYLFGYNIFEECKKQWLLATTMKEKL, encoded by the coding sequence ATGATTCCGAAGAGTAATATCAGCCTCCGGTTTGTTGTGGTAGGGGGTGGAATAGGTGGCTTGTCGGTAGCTATTGGACTCGTTCTGGCCGGGCACGAAGTTATTGTTTTagaaaaagctcaacaatTATCGGAGGTCGGTGCTGGTATCCAGATCCCGCCCAATTCTACCAGAATACTTGAAGTACTTGGATGCAAAACACAGATATTAGAGAAAGCTCTGGTACCAAAGGCGtaccattttttcaaccaCAAAGGAGACAATCTTATCAATATAGAGCTTGATCCCTACTGTGCTCGCAAGTACGGTTGCAAATCCCTACACATACACAGAGGAGATTTTCACAAGTGTCTTGTTGAAAGAGCCAGAGAACTGAGAATCACAATCCTTGTAAACTCAGGCATTGTGGAGATTGACCTGGATCACAACATTGCAATAACCCATGATGGCCACAAATATCATGGAGACGTGATTATAGGAGCCGACGGCTTGAACTCGAATGTTCGCAGCTCTATATTTGGAAAACATTCCCTAGCAACAAATAGTGGAGATCAAGCTTATCGCTCTTTGATATCGATTCCGGAGATGGCTAAGCACCCAGAACTAGACTTCATCCACAAGATACCATGTGTCAACTTTTTCTGGGGCCCCCAAGGTCACGTGGTGACTTACCCCTTGAAGGGTGGCAACAGCTGCAACGTTGTTGTAATGGGGCCCGACAACCTCCCACCAGATGCAAGAGTTGTTGCTGCAGACAAGCATGAGGTCTTGCaatttttgaaaacttGGGACTCTCGACTGCAACTGCTTTTGAGCCTTGCAACCTCAACTTTCAAGTGGAGACTTCAATATattgaggagctggattcCTGGAGCCATCCTACTCAAAACGTAACTCTTCTGGGAGATGCATGCCATGCGACTTTGCCTTATCTGGCTcaaggagcagctcaagcCATAGAAGATGCCGCTGCCTTAGCGTACctatttggaaaaatcaAACACAAATCTGAGATACATTTTATATTGGAGATGTACGAATACATCAGAAAACCAAGGACAACCCGCATTGTGAACTCCTCAAAAGATTGCCAACAAATTTACCATCTCCAGGATGGAGAAAAACAGAAGTTGAGAGACCTAGAATGTGCATTAGATCCTCCACAGGAAAGATGCCCAGCTCGGTGGGCAGACCCTGAGTTTCAGGAGTACCTGTTTGGCTACAACATATTCGAAGAGTGCAAAAAACAATGGCTTTTGGCAACCACTATGAAAGAGAAATTGTGA